One segment of Schistocerca nitens isolate TAMUIC-IGC-003100 chromosome 3, iqSchNite1.1, whole genome shotgun sequence DNA contains the following:
- the LOC126249740 gene encoding uncharacterized protein LOC126249740, with product MGKKSKFTLHLVKQADNGSYCIKSPEEDSSQVPPCPVPKERVDYKMKIMRKKKPIQRRIPLLSLKVFSNTAPRMISPVAVVMRTIQIKTKMTIAVTTARKTMTKFMRD from the exons AtgggtaaaaagagtaaattcaCTCTTCACCTTGTGAAACAAGCGGACAACGGatcatattgtataaaatcaccggaAGAAGATTCTAGTCAGGTTCCTCCTTGTCCTGTACCAAAAGAAAGGGTAGACTACAAAATGAAG ATAATGCGGAAAAAGAAGCCAATACAGAGGCGAATTCCACTTCTGAGTTTGAAAGTCTTTTCGAACACAGCACCGAGGATGATATCTCCAGTGGCAGTAGTGATGCGTACGATCCAGATAAAAACAAAAATGACCATAGCAGTAACAACAGCACGGAAGACGATGACGAAGTTTATGAGGGACTAA